In a genomic window of Oncorhynchus keta strain PuntledgeMale-10-30-2019 chromosome 26, Oket_V2, whole genome shotgun sequence:
- the LOC118359292 gene encoding troponin I, fast skeletal muscle-like, with product MSEKKMSSSRRHYLKSLMLSIAKGLLEDEAKENEQERIRWMAENCPPLSLPGGTQQLQEFLKELHHKIDVIDEERYDLESKVNKATKEIEDLNIKVIDLKGKFKKPTLRKVRMSADAMLQALLGSKHKVSMDLRSNLKQVKKEVKEEDKELRNVGDWRQNIEDKSGMDGRKKMFESEG from the exons ATGTCGGA GAAAAAGATGTCTTCGAGTCGGAGGCATTACCTGAAG AGCTTGATGCTCTCCATTGCTAAAGGCTTATTGGAAGACGAGGCAAAGGAGAACGAGCAAGAGAGAATAAGATGGATGGCGGAGAACTGCCCTCCCCTGTCCCTGCCAGGGGGTACTCAACAGTTACAG GAGTTCTTGAAAGAGCTGCATCATAAGATTGACGTGATAGATGAGGAGAGATATGACCTGGAGAGCAAAGTGAACAAAGCCACTAAGGAG ATTGAAGATTTGAACATTAAAGTTATTGACTTGAAGGGCAAGTTCAAGAAGCCAACTTTGAGGAAAGTTCGTATGTCTGCTGACGCTATGCTCCAGGCTCTGCTGGGCTCCAAGCACAAGGTGTCCATGGATCTGAGGTCCAACCTGAAACAAGTGAAGAAGGAGGTCAAAGAGGAG GATAAGGAACTGCGTAATGTTGGAGACTGGCGTCAGAACATTGAAGACAAGTCCGGAATGGACGGGAGGAAGAAGATGTTTGAGTCCGAGGGTTAA
- the LOC118359296 gene encoding uncharacterized protein LOC118359296 isoform X2, translating into METVEKWNKCLISPKLLDRKVFPKQNGKTGMIVKHLHNTFRLQHSLQIQSISRSECATGSCPNLMMSRNEHHEPRPVPVALTPQLVPRAHRPLCLSVSSDSNGRFKALETQEWKNNLKAQMEQAHSAGAASSTGSLERASLFCASGSTTASSSGLSSPVENLTKSKSSSRFSLFSPPWNSSSESDSNPPSRSGSKKLRNYSMRAATGPAGVGSVGRAGPPDAPDTPKQNVPEHFQYSEPVISKVTDYIFVGNLNAAYNGRTLCRNNIDSIIDMSSMPGDSGPSLSLIPCTCSRGARHSWSRLKVDICDVPDALGEGSPALKQHCFEDINECIEASTEKRKRVLVHCRDGYSLAPTCIIQYLMVKQNMRLISAYELLRAKYPVNIRECHQNVLVSLERALRPGGNVDPECFKQAISRKVAWT; encoded by the exons GCATGATTGTGAAGCATCTTCACAACACATTTAGACTTCAACATAGTTTACAGATACAGTCCATCAGTCGCTCAGAATGTGCCACTG GCTCCTGTCCAAATTTGATGATGAGTAGGAATGAGCACCACGAGCCTCGGCCTGTCCCTGTTGCCCTCACCCCCCAGCTTGTCCCAAGGGCCCACCGGCCCCTCTGCCTCTCCGTCTCCTCAGATAGCAATGGCCGCTTCAAAGCTCTGGAGACCCAAGAGTGGAAGAATAATCTCAAAGCCCAG ATGGAGCAGGCCCACAGTGCAGGAGCAGCCAGCAGCACAGGCTCCCTGGAGAGGGCCTCATTGTTTTGTGCCTCTGGTTCCACCACGGCCTCCAGCTCTGGCCTATCCAGCCCTGTGGAGAACCTCACCAAGAGCAAGTCCTCCAGCCGCTTCTCCCTATTTTCCCCTCCCTGGAACAGTAGCTCAGAGTCCGACTCCAACCCCCCCTCCCGCTCCGGCTCCAAGAAGCTGCGTAACTACAGCATGAGAGCTGCCACAGGTCCGGCCGGGGTGGGGTCAGTGGGCAGGGCGGGTCCACCAGACGCCCCAGACACGCCCAAACAGAACGTCCCGGAACACTTCCAGTACTCTGAGCCCGTCATCTCCAAGGTGACGGACTACATCTTCGTGGGCAACCTGAATGCAGCGTACAACGGGCGCACGCTGTGTCGCAACAACATTGACAGCATCATCGACATGAGCAGCATGCCAGGGGACTCCGGCCCAAGTCTCAGCCTTATCCCCTGCACCTGCTCCCGAGGAGCCCGCCACAGCTGGTCCCGCCTCAAGGTGGACATCTGTGATGTCCCAGACGCACTGGGCGAGGGAAGCCCCGCCCTGAAGCAGCACTGCTTCGAGGACATCAACGAGTGCATCGAGGCTTCCACGGAAAAAAGGAAACGAGTGCTGGTCCACTGCCGCGACGGGTACTCCCTGGCTCCGACCTGTATCATCCAGTACCTCATGGTGAAGCAGAATATGCGGCTGATCTCGGCTTATGAGCTGCTGAGGGCCAAGTACCCCGTTAACATCAGGGAGTGTCACCAGAATGTGCTGGTGAGCCTGGAGAGAGCTCTGCGGCCTGGAGGCAACGTGGACCCAGAGTGCTTCAAGCAGGCTATCTCAAGGAAAGTGGCCTGGACCTGA